One Bacteroidales bacterium genomic window, TCCTGAAAACCCTTAAGTTTGCCAAAATATTTTTTCTATGGCTTCTTATGGAAAGTGGATAGGAGGAGGGCTGGGTTGGGCGCTCGGTGGACCTATCGGTGGAGTACTCGGTTTTGTTTTCGGATCCATGTTTGACAGTATGCAAACGGGTTCATTCGAGTATCGCCCGCCTGAAACGCAACAACGTACGCAAACCGGTGATTTCAGCGTGGCTTTGCTCATTCTTTCTGCTGCGGTGATGAAAGCTGATGGAAAAGTTGTTCGCTCAGAATTGGAGTATGTTAAAAGGTTCTTTCTTCAAAATTTTGGTGAAACTCAGGCAAAGAGCAAGATGCTAATGCTTCGCGAATTGCTAAAGCAGAATATTGATCTTTCCGGAATTGGCGCCCAGATCAATCAATACATGGCTTATGCAGAGAAGTTGCAATTGCTTCATTTCCTTTTTGGGATTTCTTCGGCTGATGGGCAGGAACATCCTGCTGAAATTTCCACCATCCAGCAAATATCCAGGCTCATTGGGATCACAAATGCTGATTTCCAATCCATTCGCTCAATGTTTGTGAAGGATACCGGCTATGCTTACCGTATACTTGAAGTTTCATCCGAAGCAAGTGATGAGGAAATTAAGAAGGCTTATCGCAAAATGGCGCTGAAATATCATCCTGACAAGGTGAGCCATCTGGGCGAAGATATTCAAAATGCTGCCAAAGAAAAATTCCAGGAACTGAATGCAGCATACGACCTCATTAAGAAACAAAGAGGAATTGCCTGATACTTTTCATTTGTGGATAATTGTTTGTTGAAGATGAAATAAGGTTACTGCATGAGAGAATACTATTGTTCCGACCACTAATCAGAAATTCAATATTTTGATTTCCAAAATAATTTTAAAATCAAATCAGTATGAAAATGTCGTCTTTTCATGGGCTTTTCTGGGGCATTGCACTTATTATTATTGGAATGGGTTTGATGTCACGGTTCTACTATGATTTCTACTTCCCCTGGCTTAGCATTTTAGGTGCATTGGTTTTAATTTATGTAGGTCTTATACTCATTTTCCGGCCCCGAAATTTTTTGATTGATGCGAGCACGATTCTTTTTGGTGATGGAGTGTTGATTTATACTGAGACCCATCAGGAGTATAAAGTAATATTTGGCAGCGGGACAATTGACCTTACTCAGGTTGGTGTGAACACCACAAAGTCCATCGAAATAATCGGGGTTTTTGCTGAAGTTAAAATCTTGTTGGGTAGTGATACCAATTATATGATCAGGTCAGATGCAGCGTTTGCCAGTTTCTCAAACCCTGATGGCTCTTCTGTATCATTCGGAAGCCTTTACTACAAACCACCGCATTTCGATCCGAATAAGCCTTACCTGAACATCAAAGCAAATGTTGTGTTCGGAAACATGCGGGCAACCCACTATTAATCATAGAACATCCAGTTAACCCCAAATTTAAAAGCACGGTCCTGCATCGGATAATTCGGGATCATATAATAACTGTAATCCGTTAAGCCTTGGTTTACATGTTGCATGAGCAGGAAAATCCTGGCTCGCTTGATCCGCAGATTTATGAAAACATCGGCATAAATGTAATTTCCGGTTTCTTTCTGATCCTGAAGATAAAAACTCCTTGTAGCAGGCATATAAGCCGGTGCTTTCCATGGCGAATTGTAAAACACTTCCACACCACCCATAGCCTGCAATGCTCCTTTAAACAAATCCAACTCGTAAGCCAACGTTGAATTTACTATAAGTTGTGGAAGCCTGAG contains:
- a CDS encoding TerB family tellurite resistance protein; amino-acid sequence: MASYGKWIGGGLGWALGGPIGGVLGFVFGSMFDSMQTGSFEYRPPETQQRTQTGDFSVALLILSAAVMKADGKVVRSELEYVKRFFLQNFGETQAKSKMLMLRELLKQNIDLSGIGAQINQYMAYAEKLQLLHFLFGISSADGQEHPAEISTIQQISRLIGITNADFQSIRSMFVKDTGYAYRILEVSSEASDEEIKKAYRKMALKYHPDKVSHLGEDIQNAAKEKFQELNAAYDLIKKQRGIA